A genomic region of Pseudomonas sp. KU43P contains the following coding sequences:
- a CDS encoding CaiB/BaiF CoA transferase family protein — MPAPLEGIRVLEIGTLIAAPFAARLLGEFGAEVIKIEALGQGDPLRKWRKLHDGTSLWWYLQSRNKKSLALDLKAAEGLAIVKQLLQDTDVLIENLRPGALEKLGLGWDVLHALNPRLTLVRISGYGQSGPYRDRPGFGAIGEAMGGIRYTTGEPGAAPARAGVSLGDSLASLHAVMGALLSLFNVRANGGVGQVVDVSLVESVFNLMESLIPEYDLLGHVRERSGGALPGIAPSNTYRTGDGAFVVIAGNSDPIFRRLMHTIGRPDLAEAAEFAHNDGRAAQATRLDDAIEQWTRQHPIDTVLAALEQAEVPAGRIYSVADIVNDPHYQARDMLLDSQLPDGTAVRMPGIVPKLSATPGRVDWQGPALGEHTDAVLGGLGMAAHDIARLRSQGVVQ, encoded by the coding sequence ATGCCTGCTCCCCTCGAAGGCATTCGGGTGCTGGAAATCGGTACGCTGATCGCCGCCCCCTTTGCCGCCCGCCTGCTCGGCGAATTCGGCGCCGAAGTGATCAAGATCGAAGCCCTGGGCCAGGGCGACCCCCTTCGCAAGTGGCGAAAGCTTCACGACGGCACCTCGCTCTGGTGGTACCTGCAATCGCGCAACAAAAAGTCGCTGGCGCTGGACCTCAAGGCCGCCGAAGGCCTGGCCATCGTCAAGCAGTTGCTGCAAGACACCGACGTGCTGATCGAGAACCTGCGCCCCGGCGCCCTGGAGAAACTCGGCCTGGGCTGGGACGTGCTGCATGCCCTGAACCCGCGCCTGACCCTGGTGCGTATTTCCGGCTACGGCCAGAGCGGCCCGTACCGTGACCGGCCAGGGTTCGGCGCCATCGGCGAGGCCATGGGTGGCATCCGCTACACCACGGGCGAACCGGGCGCGGCACCGGCCCGTGCCGGGGTCAGCCTGGGCGACTCGCTGGCCTCGCTGCACGCGGTGATGGGCGCCTTGCTGTCGTTGTTCAACGTGCGCGCCAACGGTGGCGTCGGCCAGGTGGTCGATGTGTCGCTGGTGGAAAGCGTGTTCAACCTGATGGAAAGCCTGATCCCCGAATACGACCTGCTGGGCCACGTGCGTGAACGCAGCGGCGGCGCCCTGCCCGGCATCGCGCCGTCCAACACCTACCGCACCGGCGACGGCGCCTTCGTGGTGATCGCCGGCAACAGCGACCCGATCTTCCGCCGGCTGATGCACACCATCGGCCGCCCGGACCTGGCCGAGGCCGCCGAATTCGCCCACAACGACGGCCGAGCCGCCCAGGCCACGCGGCTTGACGATGCCATCGAGCAGTGGACCCGCCAGCACCCGATCGACACCGTACTGGCGGCGCTGGAACAGGCCGAAGTGCCCGCTGGGCGAATCTATTCGGTCGCCGACATCGTCAACGACCCCCATTACCAGGCCCGCGACATGCTGCTGGACAGCCAGTTGCCCGACGGCACCGCCGTGCGCATGCCCGGCATCGTGCCCAAGCTTTCGGCCACCCCGGGGCGGGTCGACTGGCAAGGCCCGGCGCTGGGTGAGCACACCGACGCCGTGCTCGGTGGGCTGGGCATGGCGGCGCACGACATCGCCCGCCTGCGCAGCCAGGGGGTGGTGCAATGA
- a CDS encoding LysR family transcriptional regulator: MHPTNLIRRLDLVTLQLFVAIHEEGSLTRAATREAIALSAASKRLNELESALGTPLFLRQARGMQLTPAGETLLHHARRMLFNLEKIGLELGEHLQGVRGYVRMLANLSAIIQFLPEDLADFSAHHERIKLDLEERPSNGVIQGVLDGVADLGICSADSDTRDLHTVRYKRDQLVLVLPAGHPLAARAEVAFADTLDNDFIGLHAASSINMRTVEAARRAGKVLRLRIHVPSFDAVCRMVQANMGLGILPRKAFELFGGALGLQAVKLADDWAERELLLVVRELEALSPVSRLLFEQLRGDR, translated from the coding sequence ATGCACCCAACCAACCTGATCCGCCGCCTCGACCTGGTCACCCTGCAACTCTTCGTGGCCATCCACGAAGAAGGCAGCCTAACCCGCGCCGCTACCCGCGAGGCCATCGCCCTGTCGGCCGCCAGCAAGCGCCTCAACGAATTGGAAAGCGCCCTGGGCACGCCGCTGTTCCTGCGCCAGGCCCGTGGCATGCAGCTCACCCCCGCCGGCGAAACCCTGCTGCACCACGCCCGGCGCATGCTGTTCAACCTGGAGAAGATCGGCCTGGAACTGGGCGAGCACCTGCAGGGTGTGCGTGGCTATGTGCGGATGCTGGCCAACCTGTCGGCGATCATCCAGTTCCTGCCCGAGGACCTGGCCGATTTCAGCGCCCACCACGAACGCATCAAGCTCGACCTCGAAGAGCGCCCGAGCAATGGCGTGATCCAGGGTGTGCTCGACGGCGTCGCCGACCTGGGCATCTGCTCGGCCGACAGCGATACCCGCGACCTGCATACCGTGCGCTACAAGCGCGACCAGCTGGTGCTGGTGCTGCCTGCCGGGCACCCGCTGGCCGCACGTGCTGAAGTGGCGTTCGCCGACACCCTGGACAACGACTTCATCGGCCTGCACGCGGCCAGCTCGATCAACATGCGCACCGTGGAAGCCGCGCGGCGAGCCGGCAAGGTACTGCGCCTGCGCATCCATGTGCCGAGCTTCGATGCCGTGTGCCGCATGGTGCAGGCGAACATGGGCCTGGGCATCCTGCCGCGCAAGGCCTTCGAGCTGTTCGGCGGGGCCTTGGGGCTGCAGGCGGTGAAACTCGCAGACGACTGGGCCGAGCGCGAGCTGCTGCTGGTGGTGCGCGAGCTGGAAGCCCTGTCGCCCGTGAGCCGCCTGCTGTTCGAACAACTGCGTGGCGACCGCTGA
- a CDS encoding TonB-dependent receptor: MTPRPRFRLKALSLAMAIGTFAPNAMLLAAEPATSDSTRSYHIAAGPLSDVLARFAASAGVPLSFDPALLRGVQSQGLEGSFSVADGFARLLAGSGYSLISTDSGYTLAPTVDLGDALELGATTINSDLAANSDTWQGGQVARSARLGVLGDQPISDVPFSVTSYTAKTIADQQARTLGDVLLNDAAVRQSAGFGNFSQVFTIRGLPLNTDDISYNGLYGVLPRQIVTTEALERVEVFKGPNAFLNGVAPQGSGIGGAVNLVPKRAEDTPTRHVTFDYATGANLGGHLDLGKRFGEDNRFGARINLAQHDGGTGVHDEAQHSTLVAVALDYRGDRLRLSTDLGYQKERINQGRAVIYPTGSKVPHAPSARDNYAQDWTWSQLEDTYGMVNAEYDLNDSWTLYAGAGAKHTRENGEYSSLYVSDEDGTARGGYLYPPHDEDNKSAMAGLNGRFATGPVSHRVNLGLSGMWGEQRSAYEAITAANRFDSNLYHPVKVPRPTNTYAGSDLHDPRIVGKNRVKSAAVSDTLGFFDDRLLLTVGVRRQSIGVDGWATATGVRNANYDESVTTPVYGLVLKPWEHVSFYANRIEGLAQGPTAPSSVSNANEVFPPKRSKQVEAGVKLDWNSFGATLGVYRIEQPNSTTFREAGATKDTFSMDGEQVNKGVELNVFGEPIEGLRLLTGAVFMHTELDNTANGRNDGNRAPGVPRFQYNLGADWDVPGIAGAALSARVLRTGGQYVNTDNSLSIPAWTRVDLGGRYRFKLDDKQVTLRANVENVANKAYWASASTSNNYLTQGTPRVLRLSASVDF; the protein is encoded by the coding sequence ATGACGCCTCGCCCCCGCTTCCGCCTCAAAGCCCTGAGCCTGGCCATGGCCATCGGCACCTTCGCCCCCAACGCCATGCTGCTGGCCGCCGAGCCCGCCACAAGCGACAGTACACGCAGCTACCACATTGCCGCCGGCCCGCTGTCCGACGTGCTGGCCCGCTTCGCTGCCAGCGCCGGTGTGCCGCTGTCGTTCGACCCGGCGCTGCTCAGGGGTGTGCAGAGCCAGGGCCTGGAGGGCAGCTTCAGCGTGGCGGACGGCTTCGCGCGCCTGCTGGCCGGCAGTGGCTACAGCCTGATCAGCACCGACAGCGGCTATACCCTGGCCCCAACGGTGGACCTGGGCGATGCCCTGGAGCTGGGCGCCACCACCATCAACAGCGACCTGGCCGCCAACAGCGACACCTGGCAAGGCGGCCAAGTGGCCCGCAGCGCGCGTCTGGGCGTGCTGGGTGACCAGCCGATCAGCGACGTGCCGTTCAGCGTCACCAGCTACACCGCCAAGACCATCGCCGACCAGCAGGCGCGCACCCTCGGCGACGTGCTGCTCAACGACGCCGCCGTGCGCCAGTCGGCGGGCTTTGGCAACTTTTCGCAAGTGTTCACCATTCGCGGCCTGCCGCTGAACACCGACGACATCAGCTACAACGGCCTGTACGGCGTGCTGCCGCGGCAGATCGTCACCACCGAGGCGCTGGAGCGGGTCGAGGTATTCAAAGGCCCGAACGCCTTCCTCAACGGCGTCGCGCCTCAGGGCAGCGGCATCGGCGGCGCGGTGAACCTGGTGCCCAAGCGCGCCGAAGACACGCCGACCCGCCACGTCACCTTCGACTACGCCACAGGTGCCAACCTCGGCGGCCACCTCGACCTGGGCAAGCGCTTTGGCGAGGACAACCGCTTCGGTGCGCGCATCAACCTGGCCCAGCATGACGGCGGCACCGGCGTGCACGACGAGGCCCAGCACTCCACCCTGGTTGCCGTGGCCCTGGACTACCGTGGCGACCGCCTACGCCTGTCCACCGACTTGGGCTATCAGAAGGAACGCATCAACCAGGGCCGTGCGGTGATCTACCCAACGGGCAGCAAAGTGCCGCACGCCCCCTCGGCACGCGACAACTACGCCCAGGATTGGACCTGGTCGCAGCTCGAAGACACCTACGGCATGGTCAACGCCGAGTACGATCTCAACGATAGCTGGACGCTGTATGCCGGCGCCGGTGCCAAGCACACCCGCGAGAACGGCGAGTACTCCTCGCTCTACGTCAGCGACGAGGACGGCACGGCCCGCGGCGGCTACCTCTACCCGCCCCACGACGAGGACAACAAGAGCGCCATGGCCGGCCTCAACGGCCGCTTCGCCACCGGGCCGGTCAGCCACCGGGTCAACCTCGGCCTTTCGGGCATGTGGGGCGAGCAGCGCTCGGCCTATGAGGCGATCACGGCGGCCAACCGCTTCGATTCCAACCTGTACCACCCGGTCAAGGTGCCGCGACCGACCAATACCTACGCTGGCAGCGACCTGCACGACCCGCGCATCGTCGGCAAGAATCGCGTGAAGAGTGCGGCGGTATCCGACACCCTGGGCTTCTTCGACGATCGGTTGCTGCTGACCGTAGGCGTGCGCCGGCAGTCGATCGGCGTCGACGGCTGGGCCACCGCCACCGGGGTGCGCAATGCCAACTACGACGAGTCGGTGACCACGCCGGTCTATGGCCTGGTGCTCAAGCCTTGGGAGCATGTGTCGTTCTATGCCAACCGCATCGAAGGCCTGGCCCAGGGCCCGACCGCGCCGTCCAGCGTGAGCAACGCCAACGAGGTGTTCCCACCCAAGCGCAGCAAGCAGGTGGAAGCCGGGGTGAAGCTGGACTGGAACAGCTTTGGCGCGACACTGGGCGTGTACCGCATCGAACAACCGAACAGCACCACGTTCCGCGAGGCGGGCGCGACCAAGGACACCTTCAGCATGGATGGCGAGCAGGTGAACAAGGGCGTCGAGCTGAATGTGTTCGGTGAGCCGATCGAAGGGCTGCGGCTGCTTACGGGGGCGGTGTTCATGCACACCGAGCTGGACAACACAGCCAATGGCCGCAACGATGGCAACCGTGCACCGGGCGTGCCGCGCTTCCAGTACAACCTGGGGGCTGACTGGGATGTGCCGGGGATCGCGGGGGCAGCATTGAGCGCGCGGGTGTTGCGCACCGGGGGGCAGTACGTCAACACGGACAACAGCCTGAGCATCCCGGCGTGGACCCGTGTCGATCTGGGTGGGCGCTACCGCTTCAAGCTGGACGACAAGCAGGTGACCTTGCGGGCCAATGTCGAGAACGTGGCGAACAAGGCATACTGGGCTTCGGCTTCGACCTCTAACAATTACCTGACCCAGGGCACGCCACGGGTTTTGCGGTTGTCGGCGAGTGTCGATTTCTGA
- a CDS encoding FecR domain-containing protein — MSARIDPQILGEAADWLVQLQSGSATEDDHRAVQAWCQRSAEHAQAWQRAEAILGDFRRLPTPVAGETLRRLSRQGGVSRRQAMQRLGLLLLAAPATWLAWRETPWQQWRADARTAVGEQRPLTLADGTRVLLNTDSAIDIDFNARERRIDLLAGEILVTSAADARPLRVRTLHGQAQALGTRFSVHLDGPLTRVAVLDGAVDAQPLHGSGHLVLQAGQRSAFDSIRVRPASPLDSDDLAWEHGMLLARDMRLADLLQTLGRYRPGVLRCHPAVGDLKVSGAFPLTDSDASLRLLGETLPVAIHGLTRYWVTVEPRV, encoded by the coding sequence ATGAGCGCCCGCATCGACCCGCAGATCCTCGGCGAAGCCGCCGACTGGCTGGTGCAACTGCAATCGGGCAGCGCCACCGAGGACGACCACCGCGCCGTTCAGGCCTGGTGCCAGCGCAGCGCCGAGCATGCCCAGGCCTGGCAGCGCGCCGAGGCGATCCTCGGCGACTTCCGCCGCCTGCCCACACCGGTAGCCGGGGAAACCCTGCGCCGCTTGAGCCGCCAAGGTGGCGTCAGCCGGCGCCAGGCCATGCAGCGCCTGGGGCTTTTGCTGCTGGCCGCACCTGCAACCTGGCTGGCCTGGCGCGAAACGCCCTGGCAACAGTGGCGCGCCGACGCGCGCACCGCCGTGGGCGAGCAACGCCCGCTGACCCTGGCCGATGGCACGCGGGTGCTGCTGAACACCGACAGCGCCATCGATATCGACTTCAACGCCCGCGAGCGGCGCATCGACCTGCTGGCCGGCGAAATCCTCGTCACCAGCGCCGCAGACGCCCGGCCGCTGCGGGTACGCACCCTGCACGGCCAGGCACAGGCCCTGGGCACGCGCTTCAGCGTGCACCTCGACGGGCCGCTGACCCGCGTGGCCGTGCTGGATGGCGCGGTGGATGCGCAGCCGCTGCACGGCAGCGGCCACCTGGTGTTGCAGGCGGGCCAGCGCAGTGCCTTCGATAGCATTCGGGTGCGGCCGGCCAGCCCCCTGGACAGCGACGACCTGGCCTGGGAGCACGGCATGCTGCTGGCACGCGACATGCGCCTGGCCGACCTGCTACAGACGCTAGGCCGTTACCGCCCAGGCGTGTTGCGCTGCCACCCGGCGGTGGGCGACCTGAAGGTATCAGGCGCGTTCCCACTGACCGACAGCGATGCCAGCCTGCGCCTGCTCGGCGAAACGCTGCCGGTCGCGATCCATGGTCTGACGCGCTATTGGGTGACGGTCGAACCGAGGGTGTGA
- a CDS encoding sigma-70 family RNA polymerase sigma factor, with protein sequence MPPADPTLTLQVKTLYTEHHGWLQGWLGRKLGNACDAADLAHDTFVRLLGRQATAGFGSEPRALLTHIAKGLLVDRWRRQDVERAYLEAIAHLPEPDVPSPETRWLILETLYRVDTMLREMPARVRQVFLLSQLDGLTYGEIAAQLNVSLITVKRDMRSAFLACLSLDT encoded by the coding sequence ATGCCCCCCGCCGATCCCACCCTCACCTTGCAGGTCAAGACGCTATACACCGAACACCACGGCTGGCTGCAGGGCTGGCTGGGGCGCAAGCTCGGCAATGCCTGCGATGCCGCAGACCTGGCCCACGACACCTTCGTGCGCCTGCTCGGCCGCCAGGCCACGGCGGGGTTCGGCAGCGAACCGCGGGCCTTGCTCACCCATATCGCCAAGGGCCTGCTGGTCGACCGCTGGCGGCGCCAGGATGTGGAGCGCGCCTACCTCGAAGCCATCGCGCACCTGCCCGAACCCGACGTGCCGTCACCGGAAACCCGCTGGCTGATCCTGGAAACCCTCTACCGCGTCGACACCATGCTGCGCGAAATGCCGGCGCGGGTGCGCCAGGTGTTCCTGTTGTCGCAACTCGATGGCCTGACTTATGGCGAGATCGCTGCGCAGCTGAACGTCTCGCTGATCACCGTCAAGCGTGACATGCGCAGCGCCTTCCTCGCCTGCCTGAGCCTGGACACATGA
- a CDS encoding L-lactate permease codes for MVWQQIYDPFASPWLSTLMAAVPVVVMLAALAFFHIKAHIAALLALGSALLISIFAFGMPAGMAGSAALYGAANGLLPIGWIVLNIIFLHRLTTENGSFKVLQDSLARITDDRRLQLLLIAFCFGAFFEGAAGFGTPVAVTGAILIGLGFSPLAASGLALIANTAPVAFGALGTPIITLAKVTGLDEMELSAMVGRQLPFFSVIVPFWLIWAFAGWRKMLEIWPAILVAGVSFAIPQFLVSNYHGPMLVDVIAALISMACLTAFLRVWKPATVHTSAALTGRVDNSKVEADDSPGSNAFAQRDQRSVLKAWMPWIILTVFVFAWGTASFKNLFDTRAAIDPASGVAMLDPQGKPLREANPVFAPVFTFDTIHQHIEKVPPVVPAPKKEDAQYKFTWFTATGSGIFLAAILGGLLMGYSPLELGRQYLRTIWVVRYSLITIVAMLALGFLTRYSGLDATMGLAFAATGIFYPMFGTLLGWLGVALTGSDTASNVLFGGLQRVTAEQLGLSPVLMAAANSSGGVMGKMVDAQSIVVASTATRWYGHEGEILRYVFFHSIILAILVGCLVTLQAYVAPFTSMVVGG; via the coding sequence ATGGTCTGGCAGCAAATCTACGATCCCTTCGCAAGCCCTTGGCTCTCCACCCTCATGGCCGCTGTGCCGGTAGTGGTCATGCTGGCAGCACTGGCCTTCTTCCATATCAAAGCCCACATCGCCGCCCTGCTCGCCCTGGGTTCGGCGTTGCTGATCTCGATCTTCGCCTTCGGCATGCCCGCTGGCATGGCCGGCTCCGCCGCGCTGTACGGGGCGGCCAACGGCTTGCTGCCGATCGGCTGGATCGTGCTCAACATCATCTTCCTGCACCGCCTCACCACCGAGAACGGCTCGTTCAAAGTGCTGCAGGACTCCCTGGCACGCATCACCGATGACCGCCGCCTGCAGCTGCTGCTGATCGCCTTCTGCTTCGGCGCCTTCTTCGAGGGCGCGGCGGGCTTCGGCACGCCGGTGGCGGTGACCGGGGCGATCCTCATCGGCCTGGGCTTCTCGCCGCTGGCGGCCTCGGGCCTGGCGCTGATCGCCAACACCGCGCCGGTGGCCTTCGGAGCGCTGGGTACGCCGATCATCACCTTGGCCAAGGTCACCGGCCTGGATGAGATGGAGCTGTCGGCGATGGTCGGCCGGCAGTTGCCGTTCTTCTCGGTGATCGTGCCGTTCTGGCTGATCTGGGCCTTCGCCGGCTGGCGCAAGATGCTGGAAATCTGGCCGGCGATCCTGGTGGCCGGGGTGAGCTTCGCGATTCCCCAGTTCCTGGTGTCGAACTACCACGGGCCAATGCTGGTGGACGTGATCGCCGCGCTGATCTCCATGGCCTGCCTGACCGCCTTCCTGCGGGTGTGGAAGCCGGCCACGGTGCACACCTCGGCGGCGCTGACCGGGCGCGTGGACAACTCCAAGGTCGAGGCCGACGACAGCCCCGGCAGCAACGCTTTTGCCCAGCGCGACCAGCGCAGCGTGCTCAAGGCCTGGATGCCGTGGATCATCCTCACCGTGTTCGTGTTCGCCTGGGGCACGGCGAGCTTCAAGAACCTGTTCGACACCCGCGCAGCCATCGACCCGGCCAGCGGCGTGGCCATGCTCGACCCGCAGGGCAAGCCGCTGCGCGAGGCCAACCCGGTGTTCGCGCCGGTGTTCACCTTTGACACCATCCACCAGCACATCGAGAAGGTGCCGCCGGTGGTGCCGGCGCCGAAGAAAGAGGACGCCCAGTACAAGTTCACCTGGTTCACCGCCACCGGCAGCGGCATCTTCCTGGCGGCGATCCTCGGCGGGCTGCTGATGGGCTATTCGCCGCTGGAGTTGGGGCGCCAGTACCTGCGCACGATCTGGGTGGTGCGTTATTCGCTGATCACCATCGTCGCCATGCTGGCGCTGGGCTTTCTCACGCGCTATTCGGGGCTGGATGCGACCATGGGGCTGGCGTTCGCCGCCACGGGCATCTTCTACCCGATGTTCGGCACCCTGCTCGGCTGGCTGGGGGTGGCGCTGACCGGGTCGGACACGGCGTCCAACGTGCTGTTCGGCGGGTTGCAGCGGGTGACGGCGGAGCAACTGGGGTTGAGCCCGGTACTGATGGCCGCGGCCAACAGTTCGGGTGGGGTGATGGGCAAGATGGTCGATGCGCAGTCGATCGTGGTGGCGTCCACCGCTACCCGCTGGTATGGGCATGAGGGCGAGATTCTGCGCTACGTGTTCTTCCACTCGATCATTCTGGCGATTCTGGTGGGTTGCCTGGTGACCTTGCAGGCGTATGTGGCGCCGTTTACCTCGATGGTAGTGGGAGGTTGA
- the tssA gene encoding type VI secretion system protein TssA — translation MSEILNDLSLAELAAPIDGGSGEDLSFSALFDQIKEARRADPDYLTQGDWQTDLKTADWEKVIQLSAQGLAEQSKDLMLVAWLSEGLAQRDHFQGITFGLSLAERILESFWDSAYPSLEDGLDERAARLAWLKTTLTDITGGLPITQGQHFGVLRYDESRHVENLALQNPKAMQTALAEGKINAEIFQRSVVLSDTEHLRAKALQITRSLQACERLQTTADRLFGAEGPSFASLADMLSRAGQLAEKLLKDRGVELHPLAVAPPEPVAPASADAEPGESMDSPAQAAAPAVMRTTPLNRDEAFTMLAGIAQFFKHSEPQSPVPYLIERAIKWGNMPLEGWLRDVIKDSNVVDNIRDVLGTREKQS, via the coding sequence TCGCTGGCCGAGCTGGCCGCGCCGATCGACGGTGGCAGCGGCGAAGACTTGAGCTTCTCCGCCTTGTTCGACCAGATCAAGGAGGCGCGCCGGGCAGACCCTGACTACCTGACCCAGGGCGACTGGCAGACCGACCTGAAGACCGCCGACTGGGAAAAGGTCATCCAGCTGTCCGCCCAGGGGCTTGCCGAACAGAGCAAGGACCTGATGCTGGTCGCCTGGCTGAGCGAAGGCCTGGCCCAGCGCGATCATTTCCAGGGCATCACCTTTGGCCTGAGCCTGGCCGAGCGCATCCTCGAAAGTTTCTGGGACAGCGCCTACCCCTCGCTCGAAGACGGCCTGGACGAACGTGCCGCACGCTTGGCCTGGCTGAAGACCACCCTCACCGACATCACCGGTGGATTGCCCATTACCCAGGGGCAGCATTTCGGCGTGCTGCGTTACGACGAATCACGCCATGTAGAAAACCTCGCCTTGCAGAACCCCAAGGCGATGCAGACGGCGCTGGCCGAAGGCAAGATCAACGCCGAGATTTTCCAGCGCTCGGTGGTGCTCAGCGATACCGAGCACCTGCGCGCCAAGGCCCTGCAGATTACCCGGAGCCTGCAGGCCTGCGAGCGTTTGCAGACCACCGCCGACCGCCTGTTCGGCGCCGAAGGGCCGAGCTTTGCCAGCCTTGCCGACATGCTCTCGCGGGCGGGGCAGCTGGCAGAAAAACTGCTGAAGGACCGCGGCGTTGAACTGCACCCGCTCGCCGTGGCGCCGCCCGAACCCGTAGCGCCCGCCAGCGCTGACGCCGAGCCAGGAGAATCAATGGACAGTCCCGCCCAGGCTGCAGCGCCTGCAGTGATGCGCACTACCCCGCTGAACCGCGACGAAGCCTTCACGATGCTCGCGGGCATTGCCCAGTTCTTCAAGCACAGCGAACCGCAGAGCCCGGTGCCGTACCTGATCGAACGCGCCATCAAGTGGGGCAACATGCCGCTGGAAGGCTGGCTGCGCGATGTGATCAAGGACAGCAATGTGGTGGACAATATTCGCGATGTCTTGGGCACGCGCGAAAAGCAGTCCTGA